GTGAGAAAGCGGTCGCGCGGTGTGGAGCTGTTATCTTTTTTGGGAAGGGTGAAACGTGTGAAACCATCGTTTTCCACCGACACCCAACCACCTTTCGAAAGCCCGAAAATATCGCGATCAGGAAACACAGCATAGAGGACGCTGCTTTGATCCCAGCAAGGTCGGTCATGCTCAGGACCACTGTGGAGCAGGTAGGCTTCTTTGACGATGTGATGCGGCACGTAGTCAAAGTCCCGCGCGATGCTCTGGCGTGGATAGGGGAGGGAAACTCCGATTTCATAACCGCTCCAGACAACCGGCACTTCTTGAGGCCAATCACGTGCCACCGTTTGCATGGCAGCAATGCCGTTGATGACGTTGGCTTCCAGGAAATGATTGTTGGCGTCGATCGTTTCAAAAGCGCCAGCCATGATGGATAGCAGCTTCACCTTTTGCCGGATCAGAGTAGGACCGTCGAGAGGAGATACGGTATCGGCTTTAGATCGCAGCAGATTGGCCATGTTGGAAGCGATGCCGACACTGACAAGGCTGACGCTGCCGTCCGGCTGAGCGGCGAGCAATTGTCGGAGCAATGCCACCGCTTCAGGCACATCGTCATTGCTGCGGATGTTGTGGGGATAATTAGCAGAATCGGCGAGCTTCAAATAACGACTCTCCCGTTTTTGCGCCGTTTCGTCTCGGGTGACACCAATGGGCAGATCAGGTCTCCCATAAAAGGTATTTTGAGCGTCCACAAAAGCCGCCGTCTGAGGATTCTGTTTGGAAATGGTGACACCTAGCAAGTGACAGGCTCCACGATCAGCCAGCGAATGCAGCATGGCGAGCGCCAGCACGTCATCCACATCCCCCGTGATGTCGGTATCGAAGATGATGCGAGGGATATCTCCGTGAACGGTGCTGATGGCCAAACAAGCCGCGAGAGTGGATAACCAAGTTTTCATGCTTTTCTCCTCCAGGTGTCCGCCAAGACGGCGGCAACAATGACTGCCCCAGTGACCACGCGTTTCATGGGTTCCGAGGCACCAATCTGCACGAGGCCTGCCTCCAAAGTGGCGATGATGAGCACCCCCAGAAAGCTTTTTACGACGGAGCCGCGACCTCCCATCAAACTGGTCCCGCCGACAACGACCGCGGCAATGGCAGAGAGCTCGAATCCGACACCTGCATTGGGGTCCGCTGAACCGAGGCGAGAGCAGTTGAAGACTGCGGCTAGGCCTGTGAGAAGGCCTAACAGGGAGTGGGCAAGAATGCGGGGGCGATCCACGGGGACGCCCGAGACGAGAGCCGCTTCACGGTTGGCACCGATGGCAATGAGATGTCTGCCGAAAGCCATGTGCGAGAGCATGATTTGTCCGACAGCCACGATGACCAGCGAAATAACAAAGGCGGGTGAGATGACCAGCCCACCAATCGGTGCGCCAAGGGACTCGATGCTTGCACCGATGTATTTCGTTTGTGAATCGGTGGTGAGGAAAGAGAGTCCGCGTGCGATCTCCAGCATGCCCAGGCTGACGATGAAAGAAGGCAAGCGGAGTTTCACACTCACGGCTCCAGTGAGCCATCCCATGAAAGTGCCGGCAGCAAGGCTCACGGCCAGGGCACCGGGAAGCCCCCAGTGCTGATCGGCCATCATGACTCCCACGATGGCACCACAGAATCCCAGCAAGGAGCCGACCGAGAGATCAATGCCGCCCGTGACCATCACCAAGGTCATCCCTGTGGCTACCAAGGCTAAAGCAGGGATACGATTCGCGACCGACCCCAGCGTGGCGGCGCTGAAGAAGCTATCCCGCATGCAACCGAAGAGCACGATCATGCCTGCCCAGACGGCAATCAGAACGAAAAAATCTGCCCAGCGACGGAAGTTCATGGGTGTGAGAGTCACTTGGAAATCACATCCACCGCCGTGGTCTGATCGGCGGGGTTTTCACCACCTTGGAGAACCTTCAGTGCGGCTTCGATGCCATACACTGCGAGTTGATCAGCATGCTGATCTGCGGTGGCGATGACACGACCATCTTCCAACAAGGGTTTGATGGCGCTGATGTTATCGAAACCGACAATGAGCACTTGGCCAGACTTGCCTGCCGATTGGACAGCTGCGGCAGCGCCGAGAGCCATGTTATCATTGGCACAGAGCAGCGCTTTCACGTGGGGATGCGCACTGAGAATCCCGGCCGCGACCGTGTTGGCTTTTTCCATCTCCCACTGACCGCTTTGCGTGGCGACGATGTTCATGCCTGCTGCCTTCATGGCATCCTCAAAGCCAGCCCGGCGTTGCTGGCCATTAAAGGCGGTGGTGACACCTTCAATAATGGCGACTTCATCTCCGGCTTTGAGTTTTTTGGCCAGGACATCTCCCACCTTCTTAGCTCCTTCGCGATTGTCGGGTCCGACGAAGGGGACGTTTAACCCCGCTTGTTTCAGCACGTCGGCATCCAGCTTGTTATCAATGTTAATAACGAGAACTCCCGCTTGTTGAGCACGCTTCAGGGAAGGCACCAGGGCTTTGGAATCCGCCGGGGCGATAATGAGGGCCCTGGCTCCTTGAGCGACCATTTGTTCGACAAGGTTCACCTGCTCGGAAAGGTCGGTTTCGTTTTTGATGCCACTGACCAGAAGCTCATAGTCGGCAGCATGCGCAGCCTGATGCTTCTTGGCTCCCTCTGCCATGTTGCTGAAAAATTCGTTCGCCAGGGATTTCATGACCAAGGCGACCTTGGGTTTACCTGAGCTGGAATCGGAGGTGGAAGCCGGTTTGCAAGCAATGAGGCTGAGGGCCAAAAGGGGCAGCAGGAGACGTGAGGTGAGTTTCATGGCTGGATTAGCGCAAACGTTTGCGCAAAGGAGTTCTTTCGGTCAATCTTATTCTGTTGGAACCTGCCAGCGGCGCGACCGAGGCGCGTTGGATCAGGGTGACAGGGAGAAGAATCTCCTGCTTATGAGAATTCAATGGGGTGCGCGCGAGCTGTTGAAACAGTAGATCCATGGCGGTCTCAGCCATCTTCTCCACAGGCTGTGAGAGGGTGGTCAGCGGCGGATCCACCAACTCTGCCCAGGGCTGCTCGTCGAAGGAGATGAGCGAGACATCATCCGGCACCTTGAGTTTCAGATGGCGCAGAGCCTGCAAGGCTCCGAGGGCGATGAGGTTTCCTAAGGCCATAATGGCCGTGGGCCGTGGGTTTGACTGGCTGAAGAGTTCATGAACAGCCGAACGTCCGGTTTCGATGGCGTAGTCATGACCGATCACGAGCTTGGCATTCACGGGGACTCGGGCTTCTTGGAGCGCCTGTTGATAACCGAGCACGCGTTGCTGATTGGCGGATGAAGCAGGTAACCCTTGGAGACAGACGATATGGCGATGCCCCTGTTCGAGGAAGTGTTGCACGGCTGCCTTGGAGGCTTGTCGGTTATCACTGGTGACACAGGGGCCTGCATAGCCTGTGGGCACGCGATCGAGCAGGACTAAGGGCCAGTTCTCAGATCCCGTCTGGTGAAGGTGATCCCCGCTAATCCCCACCGGTGCGACGACGAGGCCATCCACACGACGGCTGCGCATGAGCTTCACGGATTCCGCTTCGACTTCGACATTCTCCTGGGAGTCCGCCAGTAGCACCGAGTAGCCCTTGGCTCTCGCGAGGTGCTCGATGTGGCGTGCTAATGAAGCAAAGAAGGGGTTGGAGACGTCTGGGATGATCAGGCCGATGGTCTGTGTGGTGCGCAGGCGTAGCCCTCTTGCCACTTCGTTCACGACGATGCCTTGCTGGCGTGCGGCGCGCATCACACGCTCCTGGGTATCTGTGCTGATGCGATAGGCTGCGGCCTTACCACTGAGCACTCGAGAGACGGTGGAGACGGAGAGTCCGGTGGCCTCAGCCAGATGTTTCAGACCGTCTTGGGGGAGGGAAGCCATGATGGGAGCTTACTTCTTCGCGGCTGTTTTTTTCAGGAAGACTTTGCGGTCCCAGTTCTTCGCCAGATCTTCGGGAGTGGTCTCGGATGAGGCTCCGCCCGCAGGCACCTCCAGCTTACTGGTCCAGAGGATGCCATTCAGCAGTAGCTTACGTTGGTTAGGCTCAGACCAGTTGCTGTGCAGGTCACAGCCCGTGAAGCCGAAGCTGCGTCCACCGTTCGGGCGTTCATAAGCCCAGGCCACGGTTTCAGCACGTCCGGCATGGCTTTTGGCATCCTCCGTTTTGCGACTGCTGTCGGGCATGGGGCAGGCCAGGAGGGAAGTGACTCCTGTTTGGGCAAAATGAAGGTTGTAAAGCCACCCATCTTTAAGCAGTTCAAAAGGGACGATACCCTGATTCACTGCATGAGTAGGCACGGCATTAAACTTCACGTCCCAATGACCGCGACAGCCGATGTCACTCTGAAAAGCGGCACCGAACCAATTTTGAAAATCGGTTGCTCGGTCTGCGTGACAATCAATCGCTTGATGGAGAATGACGAAGCCAGTCCCCGCATCCGCAAGAGCTTTCATGCGTGCCCAGCGCTCGGGCGCGAGGAAGGCCAGCTTATCGCCGCCATCCATGTAGATGACTACACTGTGTGCTCCCTCCAGCACAGCCTCATTCTTCGGCCAGCCATCGGCCACCATGACGGGGGCGACCCCCGGCACGCTTTTCAGCCAGTCCGCCATTAAAGAGCAGCCGGCGAAGTATTCGTGCTGCCCAGGTTTGTTACTGGGGGAACCTGCAAGCAGAACGATCTTGGCTTGAGAGGGATCGGTGGGGAGACTTTCCAGCGGCACCTGCTGCTGCTCACCGGTCAATTCCGCTTGGGCCGCGGAGGTGAGAAGAAGGGAGAGGAAAAGGAAAGGGCGCATGACAGAGAGCGTGAATGATGGCTTGGGTATAAAGCAAGCATCAAACGCTGCTAAGGCATGAGCCCTTCCAGAAACTGGGATTAACGCCCGGATAAACGCCGCCAGATGCTGCGCTTGGCAGGTTGCTCTTGCGCTGGCGCAGGTGGTTTACCCTGGCCATCGGCTCGTGCGGGGGGGCGCTGCTGGGGTTTGGATTTCTGCTGCCCGCGTGGGTCGCGTCCGCCGGATTGCGGCCGTCCCTGCTTGTCTGCGGAGGGTTTGCCGCCCTGCTGACGTGGAGGGCCTCCTTGTTGTTCGCCTTGGCCTTTTTGATCCCCTTGACCTCCCTGCGGTTTGCCTCCACGGCCCTGACCCTGAGGGCGGGCGCGAGGATCGCGATAACGCGGTGGTTCTTCTCCACGTGGAGGAGCTGAGGCGGTGTAATCAAAGCCGTCCGCTTTCTTGCGAACCAGACCTCGACCGATGAACTTCTCCAGGGCACGAAGAGAGGCCTGATCCTCAGGGCTGATGAAGCTGATGGCATCACCGATGGCTTGAGCGCGTCCGGTGCGGCCGATGCGATGCACGTAATCCTCGGCATGCATGGGGAAGTCGTAGTTCACCACATGGGAGATGCCATCCACGTCAATGCCACGTGCCGCGATGTCGGTCGCCACGAGCACACGCACTTCTCCGGATTTGAAGTCGGCCAGCGCTTTGAGGCGTTGATTCTGGGAGCGGTTGGCATGCAGGGTAGCGCACTTGACGCCGGTCTGTTCCAGCTTGCGTGCGACTCGGTCAGCCCCGTGCTTGGTGCGGGTGAAGACGAGCACCATGTTCAGGGAGTCATCGCGTAACAAGTGATTCAGTAAGGTGATCTTCAAGTGCGCCGGGACTTCATACACCCACTGAGCGACGGTTTCTGCAGGATTGGACCGGCGGCCGATCTGCACGGTCTTCGGGCGATGCTGAAACTCGTGCGTGAGGGCTTCGATCTCTTTGGAAAGCGTGGCGGAAAAGAGCAGGGTTTGGCGCTTTTTCGGGAGCTGTTTGACGATGCTTTTAATGCTGGGCAGGAAACCCATGTCGAGCATGCGGTCGGCCTCATCGAGCACGAGATTTTGTAGGCCGCTGAAGTCGCCATAGCCCTGGTTCATGAGATCTAGCAAGCGGCCAGGCGTCGCGATGACGATGTGGCAACCGGAACGGAGGGCCTGGATCTGAGGGCGCTCGCCCACGCCGCCGAAGACCTTGGCAATCGTCAGGGGAAGATGCTTGGCATAGGCCAATACATTTTCTTCGATTTGTACGACCAACTCACGGGTGGGAGCTAGGATGAGGACCTGGGTGCCACGCCGCTGGGGCTGCATGGCCAGACGTGTGAGGATAGGGAGCGTGAAGGCGGCTGTCTTGCCTGTGCCGGTCTGGGCGATGCCAATGAGATCGGTGCCCGCGATGATGGGCGGAATGGCGGCGGCTTGGATCGGCGTGGGTTCGGTGTAACCCGCTTCGGCGATGGCTTGGAGAATTTTGGGATCGAGACCCAGTGCTTTGAAAGGCATCGCTGAGGATGCACGGGATTGGGCCAAGTGCGAGTGGTTGTTTTGATCTCCGGGTGGGAGAACCGATGAAAATTGTAACTGGCAAGAGTCGATTTTTTGGCATTCTTGAACCCTGTCGGCTCCGAACCCTTCAGAGATCTTGGTCATGAACACACGCCTTCTGAAATCCGCCTGCCTTGCGTTACTCCTGGGGCCTTTTATCGTCGGTTCCACGATGGGGCAGGACGTCATGGCCTCACCCGAGGCTGAATCCGTAGCGAAGAAGCTGCGCTCGGATATGATCGTTCCCGGGGTCGCTCTGGCTGAGGGGGTCTCCGAGATCACCGGCGTGGCCATCAGCCCGTTGCTGGGCATGAGCGCCATTGGGGCCTGGAAATATTACGACACGGTTCCGGAGATGCGGGATCGTTTGCCTTGGTATTGCCATCCGTATGCCTGGGGCACAGGTTTGGCGATCATTGGCATGTGCTTTTTGAAGGACTTTCTCGGCGCAGCCGCTCCGGCCTTGGTGAAGAAGCCCTTGGATTTTGCCGAACTGTTTGAGGATAAGGCCAGCGCCCTCGTGGCAAGCACAGCGTTTGTGCCCTTGGTGGCCTTGGCGATGTCGCAGATTCAGAGCATCCAGCCGCAGGCCATGGATGGCATGGCGGCTTCAGGTTTGGCCATGCTACCGCTCGGCAGTGCGCTGGGTGCGACCCTGAACACCCCCTGGCTGACGGTGCCTGTCTCCGTCTTCATTTTCATCGCGGTGTGGTTGAGTTCACATGCCATCAACGTGCTGATCGCTTTGTCGCCTTTTGGGATTGTGGATGCCGGCTTGAAGCTGACCAAGCTTGGGCTTCTAGCCATCGTGACGGGGAGTGCGGCCTTGATTCCTTACAGCCCGATTCCTGCGTTGGTGGTATGCTCCATCATCATTCTGGCCGGTCTGCTGATGGCGGGTTGGTCTTTCCGACTCACGCTGTTTGGCACGTTGATGGGCCGCGATTTTCTCCTGAACAAACGTGCCGAGAAAGCCGACCTTGATCAGGGTGTGAAAGGCTTCTTGGCGCGTCGGACTCAGAGCGTGCCTGTGCGCACCTGGGGTAGGCTGGACCACGATGAATCTGGCGCGGTGTGTTTCCATTATCGCCCCTGGCTGGTCCTGCCTGAGAGAAGGCTGCCGCTGGTGGCTGAAGGTGTGGTGATGTGCCGTGGCATGATGCATCCGAGCGTGGCGCATCGTCCTGATGCAGACACACGCTTACGCAGTTCGATCATCCTGCTGCCGCGTTATCGTAAGCTGGAGGAATCCATCGCCACCAAGTTCGGCTGGCAAGAGATCACGGACAGCGCCCTGCTGCGAGGTTTCAAAGCCATTCGCCAGTGGCTGGTGGAGATGCTTTCCCGCAGGGAAGAATCTGGTGGAAGCACGCTCGGCGACCTCGGCATAAGGCGCAAGGCCTCGATCATCTCTTGCTGGTGAATGCTCGTTGATGCAGGCTAATTAAA
The DNA window shown above is from Prosthecobacter debontii and carries:
- a CDS encoding sugar ABC transporter substrate-binding protein, which encodes MKLTSRLLLPLLALSLIACKPASTSDSSSGKPKVALVMKSLANEFFSNMAEGAKKHQAAHAADYELLVSGIKNETDLSEQVNLVEQMVAQGARALIIAPADSKALVPSLKRAQQAGVLVINIDNKLDADVLKQAGLNVPFVGPDNREGAKKVGDVLAKKLKAGDEVAIIEGVTTAFNGQQRRAGFEDAMKAAGMNIVATQSGQWEMEKANTVAAGILSAHPHVKALLCANDNMALGAAAAVQSAGKSGQVLIVGFDNISAIKPLLEDGRVIATADQHADQLAVYGIEAALKVLQGGENPADQTTAVDVISK
- a CDS encoding nucleoside hydrolase; the protein is MKTWLSTLAACLAISTVHGDIPRIIFDTDITGDVDDVLALAMLHSLADRGACHLLGVTISKQNPQTAAFVDAQNTFYGRPDLPIGVTRDETAQKRESRYLKLADSANYPHNIRSNDDVPEAVALLRQLLAAQPDGSVSLVSVGIASNMANLLRSKADTVSPLDGPTLIRQKVKLLSIMAGAFETIDANNHFLEANVINGIAAMQTVARDWPQEVPVVWSGYEIGVSLPYPRQSIARDFDYVPHHIVKEAYLLHSGPEHDRPCWDQSSVLYAVFPDRDIFGLSKGGWVSVENDGFTRFTLPKKDNSSTPRDRFLTLTSAQRARALEAMVHLTAQPPRK
- a CDS encoding DEAD/DEAH box helicase; the encoded protein is MPFKALGLDPKILQAIAEAGYTEPTPIQAAAIPPIIAGTDLIGIAQTGTGKTAAFTLPILTRLAMQPQRRGTQVLILAPTRELVVQIEENVLAYAKHLPLTIAKVFGGVGERPQIQALRSGCHIVIATPGRLLDLMNQGYGDFSGLQNLVLDEADRMLDMGFLPSIKSIVKQLPKKRQTLLFSATLSKEIEALTHEFQHRPKTVQIGRRSNPAETVAQWVYEVPAHLKITLLNHLLRDDSLNMVLVFTRTKHGADRVARKLEQTGVKCATLHANRSQNQRLKALADFKSGEVRVLVATDIAARGIDVDGISHVVNYDFPMHAEDYVHRIGRTGRAQAIGDAISFISPEDQASLRALEKFIGRGLVRKKADGFDYTASAPPRGEEPPRYRDPRARPQGQGRGGKPQGGQGDQKGQGEQQGGPPRQQGGKPSADKQGRPQSGGRDPRGQQKSKPQQRPPARADGQGKPPAPAQEQPAKRSIWRRLSGR
- a CDS encoding LacI family DNA-binding transcriptional regulator encodes the protein MASLPQDGLKHLAEATGLSVSTVSRVLSGKAAAYRISTDTQERVMRAARQQGIVVNEVARGLRLRTTQTIGLIIPDVSNPFFASLARHIEHLARAKGYSVLLADSQENVEVEAESVKLMRSRRVDGLVVAPVGISGDHLHQTGSENWPLVLLDRVPTGYAGPCVTSDNRQASKAAVQHFLEQGHRHIVCLQGLPASSANQQRVLGYQQALQEARVPVNAKLVIGHDYAIETGRSAVHELFSQSNPRPTAIMALGNLIALGALQALRHLKLKVPDDVSLISFDEQPWAELVDPPLTTLSQPVEKMAETAMDLLFQQLARTPLNSHKQEILLPVTLIQRASVAPLAGSNRIRLTERTPLRKRLR
- a CDS encoding ABC transporter permease, with amino-acid sequence MNFRRWADFFVLIAVWAGMIVLFGCMRDSFFSAATLGSVANRIPALALVATGMTLVMVTGGIDLSVGSLLGFCGAIVGVMMADQHWGLPGALAVSLAAGTFMGWLTGAVSVKLRLPSFIVSLGMLEIARGLSFLTTDSQTKYIGASIESLGAPIGGLVISPAFVISLVIVAVGQIMLSHMAFGRHLIAIGANREAALVSGVPVDRPRILAHSLLGLLTGLAAVFNCSRLGSADPNAGVGFELSAIAAVVVGGTSLMGGRGSVVKSFLGVLIIATLEAGLVQIGASEPMKRVVTGAVIVAAVLADTWRRKA
- a CDS encoding ThuA domain-containing protein translates to MRPFLFLSLLLTSAAQAELTGEQQQVPLESLPTDPSQAKIVLLAGSPSNKPGQHEYFAGCSLMADWLKSVPGVAPVMVADGWPKNEAVLEGAHSVVIYMDGGDKLAFLAPERWARMKALADAGTGFVILHQAIDCHADRATDFQNWFGAAFQSDIGCRGHWDVKFNAVPTHAVNQGIVPFELLKDGWLYNLHFAQTGVTSLLACPMPDSSRKTEDAKSHAGRAETVAWAYERPNGGRSFGFTGCDLHSNWSEPNQRKLLLNGILWTSKLEVPAGGASSETTPEDLAKNWDRKVFLKKTAAKK